The Mercurialis annua linkage group LG2, ddMerAnnu1.2, whole genome shotgun sequence genome contains a region encoding:
- the LOC126669705 gene encoding ethylene-responsive transcription factor ERF086, which translates to MSTSKTLDKPLYETVNFHGGFALLQRNTSPNLQTGERRGRRKQTAEPGKFLGVRRRPWGRYAAEIRDPNTKERHWLGTFDTAQEAALAYDRAAFSIKGTQARTNFIYTNDDHHNGSVPFLLTDPFDVQAFLPPFLNIEPHKQHQETKPINQNINFVDNHIETFVQDNDRTPYEHDSLFLFSQDNDHHSKSGYLGSIVPDNCLRPSSSNNPSNSITSKENLETDHSYGFPSFDELNNGVLNWGDDHHQCDDLSAIINNNKPLMVGNECISYNNGSVSQATTPLYPAYNGYSLF; encoded by the coding sequence ATGTCAACATCAAAAACCCTAGATAAACCCTTATATGAAACAGTCAACTTCCATGGTGGTTTTGCTCTTCTTCAGAGGAACACATCTCCTAACCTGCAAACCGGTGAacgaagaggaagaagaaaacaaaCAGCAGAACCAGGCAAGTTTCTTGGAGTCAGAAGAAGACCTTGGGGTCGATATGCTGCTGAAATTCGAGACCCGAATACTAAAGAAAGACACTGGCTCGGTACTTTTGATACTGCTCAAGAAGCTGCTCTTGCTTATGATCGAGCTGCATTTTCCATTAAAGGCACTCAAGCAAGAACTAACTTTATCTACACTAATGATGATCATCATAACGGTTCGGTTCCGTTTCTTCTTACTGATCCGTTCGACGTTCAAGCTTTTCTGCCTCCATTTCTCAATATTGAACCTCATAAACAGCATCAAGAAACAAAACCCATCAACCAGAATATCAACTTCGTCGATAATCATATCGAAACTTTCGTTCAGGACAATGATCGAACACCTTACGAGCATGACAGTTTATTCTTGTTTTCTCAAGACAATGATCATCATTCAAAATCTGGGTACTTAGGTTCTATTGTCCCTGACAATTGCCTAAGACCATCTTCCAGTAATAATCCTTCAAACTCCATAACCAGCAAAGAAAATCTTGAAACTGATCACAGTTATGGATTTCCAAGCTTTGATGAGCTCAACAATGGAGTATTAAACTGGGGAGATGATCATCACCAGTGTGATGATCTTTCAGCTATTATCAATAATAATAAGCCACTAATGGTGGGAAATGAATGCATTAGTTATAATAATGGGTCAGTATCTCAAGCTACTACTCCATTATATCCTGCTTATAACGGCTATTCACTCTTTTGA
- the LOC126669178 gene encoding probable serine/threonine-protein kinase PBL22, with translation MKKPYAAAIIGGAVLGTVLVVIVITLWFFKSHCNKFSNKNSETASSDPPAPVERNRGCRSTSAPSRLSFDAQVVRQFTMDELELATKQFSEANLIGHGSFGSVYKGLLHDSIVAIKRRNSPPRHDFVTEVVYLSGIQHRNLVSLRGYCQERGSQILVFEYVPNGSICNHLYDTKMELSTKLEFKQRLSIALGAAKGLCHLHSLSPPLIHKNFKMANVLVDENFIVKISDAGITKFVEDSGPSGVNVFQDPEAGLSTEKSDVYSFGVFLLELITGQDAANLGFLESDETLIQWVASRLNSNNFVDRRLMGNFTTDGIRDLIRLTLRCMSFPRIARPKMEMVVIELERLVEREMALTTVMGEGSAAIFLKGSELFS, from the exons ATGAAAAAACCTTATGCTGCTGCAATAATTGGAGGAGCTGTACTAGGAACTGTACTTGTTGTAATTGTCATCACACTCTGGTTTTTCAAGTCACattgtaataaattttcaaacaaaaactcAGAGACTGCTTCTTCAGATCCACCTGCTCCAG TTGAGAGAAATAGAGGATGTAGATCCACTTCAGCACCAAGCCGCCTTTCGTTCGATGCCCAAGTCGTTAGGCAGTTCACCATGGATGAGCTGGAGTTAGCTACCAAGCAGTTTAGTGAAGCTAATCTCATTGGACATGGAAGTTTTGGTTCGGTCTATAAAGGTCTGCTTCATGACAGCATTGTCGCCATCAAACGACGTAATAGCCCTCCTCGACACGACTTTGTTACAGAG GTGGTCTACTTGTCAGGAATTCAACACCGTAATTTAGTTTCGCTGCGAGGTTACTGCCAAGAAAGAGGATCGCAGATTCTGGTATTTGAGTATGTACCTAATGGCAGCATTTGCAATCATTTGTATG ATACAAAAATGGAATTATCAACTAAATTAGAGTTCAAGCAAAGGTTGTCCATAGCTCTAGGAGCAGCCAAAG GTTTATGCCATCTGCATAGCTTAAGCCCTCCTTTGATACACAAGAATTTCAAGATGGCTAATGTCTTAGTTGATGAGAACTTCATTGTAAAGATTTCAGACGCAGGGATCACAAAATTCGTTGAAGATTCAGGTCCATCCGGTGTAAATGTTTTCCAGGATCCAGA GGCAGGATTGTCCACGGAAAAGAGCGACGTTTACAGTTTCGGAGTGTTCCTTTTGGAGCTTATAACAGGACAGGACGCTGCTAATTTAGGGTTCTTAGAATCAGACGAAACTTTAATTCAATGg gtGGCGTCAAGACTGAACTCAAACAATTTTGTGGACCGTCGATTGATGGGGAATTTCACTACGGATGGCATTAGGGATTTGATAAGGCTGACACTGCGGTGCATGAGTTTTCCCAGGATTGCGAGACCGAAAATGGAAATGGTTGTGATTGAGCTCGAAAGGCTTGTCGAAAGAGAGATGGCATTAACGACTGTCATGGGTGAGGGTTCTGCTGCTATATTTCTCAAAGGAAGCGAGCTATTTTCTTGA